In the genome of Streptomyces sp. NBC_00237, one region contains:
- a CDS encoding GNAT family N-acetyltransferase, which yields MEAENVTLLRGLPTGTERQAAELYWEAFGRKLGPALNPPAKALPFLAAHLNADRAVSALVGGCLVGLAGYQVGGRSLTGGSAVDVLRTYGPVRGLHRLALLALFARRPAAGELVMDGIAVDGTARGLGIGTLLLDEVAAVAAEHGCRRIRLDVIDVNPRARALYERRGFRAGRTESTPYLRKLLGFGAVTTMHKPVPDRSEGTRGQ from the coding sequence ATGGAAGCTGAGAACGTGACACTGCTGCGCGGACTCCCCACAGGCACCGAGCGGCAGGCCGCCGAGCTGTACTGGGAAGCCTTCGGCCGCAAACTGGGCCCCGCCCTCAACCCGCCCGCCAAGGCGCTCCCGTTCCTCGCCGCCCACCTCAACGCCGACCGTGCCGTCAGCGCGCTCGTCGGCGGATGCCTCGTCGGGCTCGCCGGATACCAGGTCGGCGGCCGTTCGCTGACCGGAGGGTCTGCCGTCGACGTGCTCCGCACGTACGGACCCGTGCGCGGTCTGCATCGCCTCGCGCTGCTCGCTCTCTTCGCGCGACGGCCCGCCGCGGGGGAGCTCGTGATGGACGGCATCGCGGTCGACGGCACGGCGCGGGGCCTGGGGATCGGCACCCTGCTCCTCGACGAGGTGGCGGCCGTCGCCGCGGAGCACGGCTGTCGGCGGATCCGGCTCGACGTGATCGACGTGAACCCGAGGGCGCGGGCGCTGTACGAGCGCCGGGGCTTCAGGGCCGGACGGACGGAGTCGACTCCGTACCTGCGTAAGCTGCTGGGATTCGGGGCGGTGACGACGATGCACAAGCCCGTGCCGGATCGGAGCGAGGGAACCAGGGGCCAGTGA